One part of the Salinimonas iocasae genome encodes these proteins:
- a CDS encoding choice-of-anchor A family protein produces the protein MKAVKQGILSAALALTSISAVAGPFYISQAADFNAYIMEDMQGAHSDVEGRLAVGGNLTLDNYGLGLQLNDQGSKPVFVGGGDAKMRDSRVYNGDAVAAGTIDIDETVGLYNDPDTHNTNAFYQDSSFDFATTNAEVLYKSSLWGAYSANAQVELGINDANELWGINFSGTSDVNVFSIDAQTLSSPNKKITIDIPDTSYAIINVMGEAVELFNTGFHLPDDQKFPDNDSNGEQQDRHTGLYNERVLFNFVDATSLVMNGIGFKGSILAPLADVTFSDGHIDGNLIVKSLRSAENQNTGQINNYGFSGFTSVSEPATGLVLAFAAFLLTRRRKKTA, from the coding sequence ATGAAAGCAGTTAAGCAAGGGATCCTCTCTGCCGCACTTGCGCTTACCTCAATATCAGCAGTAGCCGGCCCTTTCTACATCAGTCAGGCGGCTGATTTTAACGCCTATATTATGGAAGACATGCAGGGGGCCCACTCTGATGTCGAAGGCCGTCTTGCTGTTGGCGGAAACCTTACCCTTGATAATTATGGCCTGGGCCTGCAGCTGAACGATCAGGGCAGCAAACCGGTTTTCGTCGGCGGCGGTGATGCGAAAATGCGTGATTCGCGGGTATATAACGGCGATGCTGTTGCCGCAGGCACTATTGATATTGATGAGACCGTTGGGCTCTACAACGACCCTGATACGCACAATACCAATGCGTTTTATCAGGACAGTAGCTTTGATTTTGCTACAACCAACGCTGAGGTGTTGTATAAGTCTTCACTTTGGGGAGCCTATAGTGCCAACGCCCAGGTAGAACTTGGCATTAACGATGCCAACGAGCTGTGGGGTATTAACTTCAGCGGTACAAGCGATGTAAATGTCTTTTCCATCGATGCGCAGACCCTATCGTCTCCGAATAAGAAAATCACCATTGATATTCCGGATACCAGTTACGCCATTATCAATGTTATGGGTGAGGCCGTAGAGCTGTTTAATACTGGCTTCCATCTGCCGGATGACCAGAAATTTCCTGACAATGATTCTAATGGTGAGCAACAAGATCGCCATACCGGATTGTATAACGAACGGGTATTATTCAACTTTGTTGATGCTACGTCGCTGGTTATGAACGGCATCGGTTTCAAGGGAAGTATTCTTGCGCCGTTAGCTGATGTGACCTTTTCAGACGGGCACATCGACGGCAATTTGATTGTTAAAAGCCTGCGCTCGGCTGAAAATCAAAATACCGGTCAGATTAACAACTATGGTTTTTCAGGGTTCACCTCGGTCAGCGAGCCTGCTACCGGTTTAGTGCTGGCATTTGCTGCCTTCTTACTGACACGGCGCAGAAAGAAAACCGCTTAG
- a CDS encoding ExbD/TolR family protein, whose amino-acid sequence MKRKKHTSAEDEAQVDMTPMLDIVFIMLIFFIVTTSFVNEKSLDVNRPEDNQSNNNKPSKSLSIRIDENGQIFMGGREVDVRRVVANAQTFLAENNTDTAAIQADEDTEEGIVVEVMNQVKIAGIDKVSVLVKKG is encoded by the coding sequence ATGAAAAGAAAAAAGCATACATCTGCTGAGGACGAAGCTCAGGTTGACATGACGCCCATGTTGGACATTGTGTTCATCATGTTGATCTTCTTCATTGTTACCACGTCTTTCGTTAATGAGAAGAGCCTTGATGTTAATCGTCCTGAAGATAATCAGTCGAATAACAACAAACCTTCCAAGTCGCTTTCAATTCGTATTGACGAAAATGGCCAAATTTTCATGGGTGGTCGTGAAGTTGACGTTCGCCGCGTTGTTGCCAATGCGCAAACGTTTCTGGCTGAAAACAATACTGATACTGCGGCTATTCAGGCCGATGAAGATACCGAAGAAGGTATCGTGGTTGAAGTGATGAACCAGGTTAAAATTGCCGGCATAGACAAAGTATCTGTACTGGTTAAAAAAGGCTGA
- the fldB gene encoding flavodoxin FldB, translating into MSEPALSIGLFYGSTTCYTEMAAEKIQAQLNSLFDEQIVSLHNIQDVSLKNCEDYDIIIFGISTWDFGELQEDWESHWEDVFQLALEDKIVALFGLGDQIGYTDWFQDALGMLHDAIAPSGCTIIGYWPNEGYEFAASKALTQDKSQFVGLSLDDENQYDLTDERIHNWCHQLIEEMGQ; encoded by the coding sequence ATGAGCGAACCTGCCCTTTCTATCGGCTTATTTTACGGGTCGACCACCTGCTACACAGAGATGGCAGCGGAAAAAATACAGGCGCAACTGAACTCGCTTTTTGATGAGCAGATCGTCAGCCTCCACAATATTCAGGATGTGAGCCTAAAAAATTGCGAAGACTACGACATTATCATTTTTGGTATTTCCACCTGGGATTTTGGTGAACTACAGGAAGACTGGGAGTCTCACTGGGAAGATGTATTTCAACTGGCGTTAGAAGATAAGATTGTTGCCCTGTTTGGCTTAGGCGATCAAATTGGCTATACCGACTGGTTTCAGGATGCCCTGGGCATGTTGCATGATGCGATTGCGCCCAGCGGGTGCACAATTATTGGTTACTGGCCCAATGAAGGATACGAGTTTGCCGCCTCCAAGGCGCTCACCCAGGATAAAAGTCAGTTTGTGGGGCTGAGTCTGGATGATGAAAATCAGTACGATCTGACAGATGAACGCATCCATAACTGGTGTCATCAGCTAATAGAGGAAATGGGTCAGTAG
- a CDS encoding DUF7800 domain-containing protein, whose translation MVAGPILRHVTERSVTVWLITSRDNPARLSVTDDAPLSGSSESQQIQVGKNAFIQLVTLELENPLTPGGRYEYGIRFDDEQISAQWEQEQSTLLYEDNARLDFRFQTELSDVLHGSCRKPHHPVDDALLRVDQLIEQEKKGQNTRPDMLLMTGDQVYCDDVAGPMLQAIEQVVDRLGLFHEDIEGAVIENTSELSGHEFNYYQRENILPQIELNTALSKLFFGAKKKPVFTSVNAHNHLISLSEVIAMYILVWSDALWSEIRFDATRITEAHREQFSQEQEQIEKFAAGLPQVRRALAHLPVYMIFDDHDVTDDWNLTRGWEEQVYGNPLSRRMVGNALIGYWLCQGWGNQPGVFEDIVATASEQFTANGLVRHDEFIDTLFEFEQWHYTLATSPPVCVLDTRTRRWRSESSLDKPSGLMDWEALCEFQQDIIGKQSVIVVSAAPIYGVKFIEAIQKVFTFFGKALTVDAENWMAHKGTANVILNIFRHYKTPPSFIILSGDVHYSFVYDVRLRFRRNSPHITQFTCSGLKNTFPDKLLKKLETLNRWLYGRRSPLNMFTRRRKMSVRAREIDTKGAGTLLNHSAVGQLILNANDEPAVCRALCADQDTIEFPPNRDDE comes from the coding sequence AACCCACTGACACCAGGAGGCCGTTATGAATATGGCATCAGGTTTGATGATGAGCAAATAAGCGCGCAGTGGGAGCAGGAGCAAAGCACATTACTTTATGAGGATAATGCCCGGCTGGATTTTCGTTTTCAGACTGAACTGTCGGATGTGCTACACGGCTCCTGTCGCAAACCACACCATCCGGTTGATGATGCATTGTTGCGCGTTGACCAGCTCATCGAGCAGGAAAAGAAGGGCCAGAACACGCGCCCGGACATGCTGCTGATGACTGGCGATCAGGTTTACTGTGACGATGTTGCAGGCCCTATGCTTCAGGCAATCGAGCAGGTTGTTGACAGACTGGGACTTTTTCACGAAGACATTGAAGGGGCGGTTATTGAAAATACCTCAGAACTGTCTGGTCATGAATTTAACTACTACCAGCGCGAAAACATTTTACCGCAGATTGAGCTCAATACAGCATTATCTAAACTGTTTTTCGGCGCAAAGAAAAAACCTGTTTTCACATCTGTTAATGCCCATAACCATCTGATTTCCCTATCAGAAGTTATCGCAATGTATATCCTGGTTTGGTCAGACGCCCTGTGGTCAGAGATTCGTTTTGATGCAACGCGCATCACTGAGGCCCACCGCGAACAGTTTTCGCAGGAACAGGAACAGATTGAAAAGTTTGCTGCGGGCTTACCGCAGGTCAGACGCGCGCTGGCGCATCTTCCGGTATATATGATTTTTGATGATCATGATGTCACCGATGACTGGAACCTGACACGCGGCTGGGAAGAACAGGTATACGGAAACCCACTATCCCGAAGAATGGTTGGCAATGCCCTGATTGGCTACTGGTTATGTCAGGGGTGGGGAAACCAGCCGGGCGTGTTTGAGGATATCGTCGCAACGGCATCTGAGCAGTTCACCGCAAATGGGTTGGTAAGGCACGATGAGTTTATTGATACATTGTTTGAGTTTGAACAGTGGCACTACACATTAGCGACGTCACCACCAGTGTGCGTGCTGGATACGCGGACAAGACGCTGGCGATCAGAGTCCAGCCTGGATAAGCCTTCCGGACTGATGGACTGGGAGGCATTATGCGAGTTTCAGCAAGACATTATCGGCAAACAGTCGGTTATAGTGGTATCAGCGGCGCCCATTTACGGCGTAAAGTTCATTGAGGCGATTCAAAAGGTATTCACGTTTTTCGGTAAAGCACTGACCGTAGATGCTGAAAACTGGATGGCACATAAAGGCACTGCAAATGTCATTCTGAACATCTTCAGGCATTACAAAACTCCGCCTTCATTCATTATTCTTTCCGGCGACGTACATTACTCGTTTGTTTATGATGTCCGGCTGCGATTCAGGCGAAACAGTCCTCACATCACGCAATTTACTTGCAGTGGTCTGAAAAACACCTTCCCAGATAAATTACTGAAAAAACTGGAGACGCTCAACCGATGGCTGTATGGCCGTCGTTCTCCATTAAATATGTTTACCCGACGTAGAAAAATGTCGGTGCGTGCAAGGGAAATCGATACCAAAGGAGCCGGTACGCTGTTAAATCACAGCGCAGTGGGACAGCTTATTTTGAATGCTAACGATGAACCGGCGGTTTGCAGGGCTTTGTGCGCAGACCAAGACACGATAGAATTTCCGCCAAACCGTGACGACGAATAA